The DNA window ATTGAACTCAATTGACTATGAAGAGGTTCCTTATGCAATGAATGCTTTGGATATGGGCTTGGTTAAACATAAAAAAAATATGAATATCACGCAAAGTATGCGTCCAGTTAAGCTGTTTGAATACACAGCTTGTCAAACACCTTGCTTGTATTATGGCAGCGGTGAGGGAGAGAAATTAATGCAAGAGCTGGGTTTATCCGCATTGGCCTTGAGTTTAGATCAGCCCTATGAGCAATTAAAAACAAAGATAAAAGACCATGATTTTGAGAAAATATTCACTTGCAATGCTGAAGTTTTGATGTCTTATTCCAGAGAAGCCATTGCGCTAAGTTTTCAAAAAAATATAATTGATAAGGTGCTAGAGAAATGAAAAAAAATGTTTTGATGATTGGTGGCAGTGGTTTTATTGGCAAACATTTTTCTATGGAGTTAAAGGATTGTCATATTCATATTGCCGACCTTGAAAAACCTGACTCTGATCAAAAGCATAGTATATACAGCTTTTTGGATATCAGAGATAAAAATCAGGTTGAGAGTTTTTTTAAAAAGTATCAACGGTTTGATGATGTGATTCTTTTAGCTGCAGAACATAAAGACTTTGGCGTGGAGCCAGAAGCATATTATAAAACCAATGTTGAAGGCACTCAAAACGTTTTAAATGCTTTAAAGGATGAATCGATTAAAACGTTCACGTTTTTTTCTTCGGTTGCTGTATACGGCAATGCAGAACAAGCTAAGTCTGAAGATGATGAAAAACATCCTACCAATGATTATGGAAAGTCCAAGTGGCAGGCAGAGCAAGCCATTATAGATTGGAAAAAACAAAGTAAAATAAAGACGGTTATTGTCAGACCGGCAGTTGTCTATGGTGAAAAAAATGTTGCCAACATGTACAAGCTGATTCATCAAATCAAAAAAAATAAATTTTTTTATGTTGGAGAAATGAGTAATATCAAGTCGATTTGCTATGTGAAAAACTTGGTGTCGGCATGCATTTATGCATTAAGAGATCTAAACAATGATATGTTTATTTTTAATTATGCCGATGATAAACAATTGAGCTCTAGGGAAATATCTCGTACCATCGCTTTGAAGCTTAATAAAAATCCCATAACCTTGCCATATCCTTTAGTTTACCTCCTTGCCATTCCTTTTGATGTGTTAACATATTTTACGGGCAAAGATTTTGGTGTTTCAACACAAAGAGTAAAAAAACTATGTACTCAGACATATTTTAAAGCCCAAAAAATAAAAGAACAGGGTTTTAAAGCCTCTATTGATAATGAAAAAGCTATTGGTTTAATGGTGTCTTGG is part of the bacterium genome and encodes:
- a CDS encoding NAD(P)-dependent oxidoreductase, which codes for MKKNVLMIGGSGFIGKHFSMELKDCHIHIADLEKPDSDQKHSIYSFLDIRDKNQVESFFKKYQRFDDVILLAAEHKDFGVEPEAYYKTNVEGTQNVLNALKDESIKTFTFFSSVAVYGNAEQAKSEDDEKHPTNDYGKSKWQAEQAIIDWKKQSKIKTVIVRPAVVYGEKNVANMYKLIHQIKKNKFFYVGEMSNIKSICYVKNLVSACIYALRDLNNDMFIFNYADDKQLSSREISRTIALKLNKNPITLPYPLVYLLAIPFDVLTYFTGKDFGVSTQRVKKLCTQTYFKAQKIKEQGFKASIDNEKAIGLMVSWINKTSNSSNGH